Proteins from one Salmo salar chromosome ssa07, Ssal_v3.1, whole genome shotgun sequence genomic window:
- the LOC106608967 gene encoding cerebellin-1, giving the protein MHRLPLPCSSLPRPIITLNYALFLGLILILQWGPLGARAQNDTEPIVLEGKCLVVCDSTPSSEPSGNALGMSVRSGAGRVAFSAVRNTNHEPSEMSNRTMTIYFDQILVNVGSHFDPARSIFVAPRKGVFSFCFHVVKVYNRQTIQVSLVLNGHPVISAFAGDQDVTREAATNAGLVTMERGDKAYLKLERGNLMGGWKYSTFSGFLVFPL; this is encoded by the exons ATGCACCGCCTTCCTCTTCCTTGTTCATCTTTGCCCCGCCCCATAATAACACTTAACTACGCCCTTTTCCTTGGACTAATTTTAATCCTTCAGTGGGGTCCCCTGGGGGCCAGAGCTCAGAATGACACTGAGCCAATCGTGTTGGAGGGGAAGTGTCTGGTGGTTTGTGACTCCACCCCCTCGTCGGAACCGTCGGGTAACGCGTTGGGGATGTCGGTGCGGTCGGGGGCCGGTCGAGTGGCATTCTCCGCTGTCAGGAACACTAACCACGAACCCTCTGAGATGAGCAACCGTACCATGACCATCTACTTTGACCAG aTCCTGGTGAATGTGGGCAGCCATTTTGACCCAGCACGCAGCATCTTTGTGGCTCCCAGAAAAGGAGTCTTCAGTTTCTGCTTCCATGTGGTCAAAGTATACAACCGACAGACAATACAG gtgagtcTGGTATTGAACGGACACCCGGTGATTTCAGCGTTCGCCGGGGACCAGGACGTGACCAGGGAAGCAGCCACCAACGCTGGGTTGGTTACcatggagagaggagacaagGCTTATCTCAAACTGGAGAGAGGGAACCTGATGGGGGGATGGAAATACTCCACCTTCTCTGGGTTTCTGGTGTTTCCTttgtag
- the LOC106608905 gene encoding E3 ubiquitin-protein ligase TRIM47-like, with protein sequence MALFQCCICLDIFTNPFSIPCCHNFCLACIKGYWDTGDRFECPLCKECFRRRPELWINRALKDFTKHCKRSLKVKARQAEEDDYQDIGVSVAQCSPGLSPEPDAVSCDFCTGTKQKTVKSCLVCQGSYCKTHLGPHQRESALQRHRLTDTATFTMPALCRKHKRPLGLFCRNNQTPVCARCTETDHKGHNTFPMERESAKRLSKLMKKTEGDLLRMVLDRLSKMDEIKHSVELS encoded by the exons ATGGCTTTG TTCCAGTGCTGTATCTGCCTAGACATCTTCACTAACCCATTCTCTATACCCTGTTGCCACAACTTCTGCCTGGCCTGCATCAAAGGCTACTGGGACACCGGCGACCGCTTTGAGTGCCCCCTCTGTAAGGAGTGCTTCCGCCGCCGGCCTGAGTTATGGATCAACCGTGCTTTAAAGGACTTCACAAAGCACTGTAAGAGATCGCTGAAG GTCAAAGCCCGGCAGGCGGAGGAAGATGATTATCAAGATATAGGAGTATCAGTGGCACAGTGTTCCCCAGGGCTCAGTCCTGAGCCCGATGCAGTTTCCTGCGATTTCTGCACTGGGACAAAGCAGAAGACTGTTAAGTCCTGTCTTGTGTGCCAGGGGTCATACTGCAAGACACACCTGGGGCCTCACCAGAGAGAGTCGGCCCTCCAGAGGCAcaggctgacagacacagcaacctTCACCATGCCCGCCTTGTGCAGGAAGCACAAGCGTCCCCTGGGCCTCTTCTGCAGGAACAACCAGACACCGGTGTGTGCGAGATGCACCGAGACTGACCACAAGGGCCACAACACTTTtcctatggagagagagagcgcaaaaaGATTAAGCAA ACTCATGAAAAAGACTGAAGGTGATTTGCTGAGGATGGTTCTGGACAGACTGAGTAAGATGGATGAGATCAAACACTCAGTGGAGCTCAGCTGA
- the LOC123743849 gene encoding ladderlectin-like: METLVGDSDVWIGLFSDSWKWSDGSDSSFRHWKLGEPNNNDSKPRCGAAVFKKENMVTDEWTDWPCDNTWQPFVCYSTPPVKKTQKVVRVRLTPNNQNMDMNDPVVQEAILQEIKKELREKGMSDDVKLRWKEQPDGKIFHK; the protein is encoded by the exons ATGGAGACCTTGGTTGGCGATAGTGATGTGTGGATTGGCCTGTTTAGCGACTcctggaagtggtcagatggcaGTGATTCCTCATTTAGGCACTGGAAGTTGGGAGAACCCAATAACAATGACAGTAAACCTCGATGTGGTGCAGCAGTGTTCAAGAAAGAAAACATGGTGACAGACGAATGGACAGATTGGCCCTGTGATAATACTTGGCAACCCTTTGTTTGCTACAGCA CTCCTCCAGTGAAGAAGACTCAGAAGGTGGTGCGAGTGAGACTGACCCCGAATAACCAAAACATGGACATGAATGATCCTGTCGTACAGGAGGCCATCTTACAGGAA ATAAAGAAGGAGCTGAGGGAGAAGGGGATGTCTGATGACGTCAAACTGAGATGGAAGGAGCAGCCCGATGGGAAGATCTTCCACAAATAA